The following coding sequences are from one Triticum aestivum cultivar Chinese Spring chromosome 5A, IWGSC CS RefSeq v2.1, whole genome shotgun sequence window:
- the LOC123108449 gene encoding flowering-promoting factor 1-like protein 5, translated as MAAGGVWVFRKDGVMEQDASTTAKSKALVYMPANEPMRSLPALERRLGSLGWERYYENIAVVQLHRPDGGLDLITLPRDFARLRSTHMYDVVIKNRGHFRVVDHVY; from the coding sequence ATGGCGGCGGGAGGCGTGTGGGTGTTCCGGAAGGACGGCGTGATGGAGCAGGACGCATCGACGACGGCGAAGAGCAAGGCGCTGGTGTACATGCCGGCCAACGAGCCGATGAGGTCGCTGCCGGCGCTGGAGCGGCGGCTGGGGTCGCTCGGGTGGGAGCGCTACTACGAGAACATCGCCGTGGTGCAGCTTCACAGGCCGGACGGCGGCCTCGACCTCATCACTCTCCCGCGCGACTTCGCCAGGCTGCGCTCCACCCACATGTACGACGTCGTCATCAAGAACCGAGGCCACTTCAGGGTCGTCGACCACGTCTACTAA